The Ancylothrix sp. D3o genome segment GCCAAATTTCCGCCCGCTGACCGGCATCAGGAAACGGAAACTGCACAATAAACCGCAGCCGGCGTAAAAAAGCCCCATCTAAAGCGCTTTTTAAATTAGTCGTTAAAATTGCCAAGCCTCCATAACTTTCCATCCGCTGCAACAAATAGCTAACTTCAATATTGGCGTGCCGGTCATGGGAATCTTTCACCTCCGAACGCTTGCCAAACAAAGCATCCGCTTCATCAAATAGCAAAATCGCTCCTCCTGCTTCCGCTGCATCAAACAACCGCCGCAAATTCTTCTCAGTTTCGCCAATATATTTACTAACAACCGAACTCAAATCTATGCGATAAAGGTCTAACTTCAATTCCTGCGCTAACACCTCCGCAGCCGTTGTTTTTCCCGTCCCACTACCACCGGCAAACAAAGCACTTATCCCCAAACCTCGCCGGCTTTTATTACTAAAACCCCACTGTTCATAAACCTTCCAACGCTGCCCAACATGAGCGGCAATTTCCTGTAAAATCATCCGTTCTTTATCCGGTAAAATTAAATCTTCCCAGCCGGCTCTTCCCTCAATTCTCTGTGCCAAATCATCGAGACGGGTGCGCGCTTGAAGGCGGCAATTTTCCCACAATTGTTGATAAAATTCTTCTTTTTCTGCGGCTTCAATTTTTAAACAAGCTGCTTTAATTGCTGGGCCGGTGAGGTTAAAATGCGAAACTAAATGTTCCACTTTACCGTTTAACTCTTTGGCCATTTCCCCTAAAGCATTTTGCCAAATTGTTCGCTGTTCTTCACTTGTCGGAGTGCCAACATCAAAACTAATAATAGGGCGTTGTCGTTGCCGCATCCGCTCTAGGCTAGTGACAATTAAAGGCAGATTTGCACTTTCAATAAAGCGGGCAATTGTTGCCTCAGTTATTGATTGAGTCGTGTCTGTTTCATCACAATCTAACAATAAAACGCTGTCGCTCAAAAGCCATTCCCTTTCACACAGACATTTAAATAAATTTTGTTGGCTGCTATCGGTGGGAATTGTCTGGGCTGAAACTGTGTGCAAATTTAAGTTTAATTCAGCGCAAACGGCGGCGGCAATTGTTTTTTTACTGGCAATTTCTCCTCCGCACAATTGCAAAACCGGCAGTTCTCCCCCCGCTTGAGATGCTCGCACCCAAGCGGCTACCATTTGCTCTGTGATTTGTCGGTGAGAGGGTACTAGCTCACTTCTTTGAATCACCGGCTCGATTATGCCTGCTAAACGTTCGTCTAAATGCTGTACACCGGCTATATAATGCAAAATTCTTTCGTCTATTCTTAAGCAAGCGCTGGTGAGATTGTTAGCAGGACTGATTTCTATTAATCGCCATTTTCGCAAGGGTGCTGCCGGTGTTAGCGCTCCCCAATGGGGGGCCGGTAACACTGCTAAAGCTAAACTGAAAGTGGGATAATTTTGTTGCGGATTACCTGCTGCTGCCGCACACAATGAGGCCCAATTGCTATCAAATTCCATGCCGGCGCATAGCAGTAAAATATCTCGTTCAAAGGGCGACAATCCGAAAGTTTCACAGACTCTTTTTAAGGCCGGTGGCGGTTGGAAATCCTGCGGAGAGATAGTAGGTACTGCAATCGATTGATCGCTTGTTTCCCCGTTGCTGTTTATCCTATCAATCTGCCTTTTTAAGGCTTGTCTTACGGCTTCCACCTCTCTCATTAAATAATGCTGATTTTCTCTTCGCCAATTGCTAGATTTTATCTGGGTTAATGGAGTCATTTACCTTTTTTTGAAGTTTTCTTTAGTCGGTTTTTTCAGCAGATTGTATCAACTCTTCAAAATATTTTTGGGCTTCGTCTGGGGACATAAGCAGGGCTTTTCCGCTCTGCAAAATTTCGTACTGCCCGCCCCGATAACCATGACCGGCAATCAATTTTAATTCTATGGCTTTGTTGCCCAGTTCTGTGAGTTTGTTAACACTGAGCATTTCCACTTCTTGATTGAGCCGGTGTGTTATCAATTCTTCTTCATCCATTGTTTTGTTTTTTCCTGATAATTTGGGTCTATAGAAAATAAGCTTTTCTCTGAAAATAAGGCTTCAGCGAATTACGACTTTCGGGCTGTTATACTGATTGAAAGTCCTGCTGTTTGGGTCAGTATCTATTGTTAGCTGGCTTTCGGCCCCATCTACTTGCAACCTCAGTAAATATTCTCCTGGTTTGACATTTTGCACCGGCACGACAATAAGGCTAGTATCAGTGCGGCGCTGTGGGGCTTCAAACAAGTAAGCAGCGGGGTTATTTGCCGATTTTTGATTCATCGCTAACAAGACCCTTTGTTGCTTACCAATGCTAACATCGACACGCAATTTTATCTCAGCCGATCTGACCTCTTCTTCCCTCCCCTGCAAGTTAGAAACGCTGGCTTTGATGACAGTTGGGCGCAAAACAAAAGCAGCAGCATTTGATTCTACGTTTTGAGTAGGGGCCAGTTGATCGATATCTTTGCTTGCCACATCGAGAAACCGAAAGTCTCCCCTAGTGTTGGTTTGCAGGCGGTGAATCACTTGCAAACTTTGGACACCGGCACGCAAAGAATTAATCGGTACCAAAGACAGCGGCAAAACAATTTCTTTTTCGCTCACTTCTTGGGGGATAACTTCAACTTGACCCACCCGCACCAACGTCTGCTCATTTTTTAAATTATACCCCCTCACCAGCAAAATGCTGTTTGCCACCAACGGCTCTAATGCGCCAGCCGCGCAAACAACTTGACTGACGGTTGGCTGAGCAGAAAAAGGCCCAACGCTCCAAGCACGACTGCGAACCGGCAGCGCTTTTTTAGCAGGTTCCTCCCCTTCAACAATCACCGCTGTTGCTTTGTAAGCCACCGAAAGGGCGTAGGGAGTTTGAAAAAAAACCGACCAAACTTTTGATAAATCTTCTAACGATAAATCCTGCAAAGAAAAGCTAATTTCTTCTATTTGTTCGCCCAAATTAGAATTTGCTAAATAATGAAAATTAGCATCAAAAATTGTTTCTTGAATCATATCTTTTGTCAGGTGTTGCCGGTCGCTTAAGGTACGAATCACAGAACCTAAAAGCCGCTGCGGTTCCAATTCCCCCTCATTGCCATAAAAACTCAGCATATAGTGCAAATCTAGGGCAGTAAGTGAGCGCTTAGCAGTTTCTCCTTTGCGGTTACGAGCACGCACATCAGCGCTATTTTTCCACACCTGATTAAGGCTGGTTTGGTAAAGGTAGAGATTAACTCCCGTTTCTGGCGTAGCGCTGTTTATACTTTGAGGGCGTAGTGTTGTCACTTTCGCTCCGTCCACATCTGTCTGCACGGCTGCTAATAAGATTTTTTGCAGGGCGGCGGTGACTGTGGCAATTGCGAGATAATTACTCATTTTTTATCTTTTTTAATGTGGGTAAAAAAGCCTAATTATTAGACTTTTGAAGAGCAGTTATTACGACGTTATTTATTGATTTTTCCAGAGGTTATCATTAGAGACTAAACCCAATTTTAAAGACTTGACAATGGCTTGAGTTCGGTTTTTGACTTCTAATTTTAGGAAAATTTCTGTTAAGTGAGCTTTGACTGTGGCGACGGTAATGTAAAGGTGCGTAGCAATGTCTTCATTAGAAGCTCCTCTTACTAACCACTCTAAAACTTCTCGTTCGCGGGTCGTTAAATGAATGGCTGCTGCTGCCGATGTTGATTTTCCAGTATAAAATTGAAACAACCTAAAAAAACCAGTGGCGGCTTCTGGAGCTAAGTAAATTTGGTCTTTCATTACAGTTGCAATAGCTTCGGGTAGTTGAGTTGCGAGCCGGTCTTTAAAAACATAGCCCTTCGCACCGGCCTGCATGGCTTTGAATACCCATTCATCCTCTTGATGGCTTGATAAAACAATAACTTTTCCTTGATAACACTTTTCTTTTAACCAAAGCAGCAGCGTTAGGCCATTATCAGGTGCTAATTCTAAATCAAGCAAAATTAGGGCCGGTTGTTGTTGTATTGTTAAGCTTAAAGCTTGCTGGATAGAAGCAGCTTCTCCCACAATATTGTAGTGTGCTGAAGAGCTTTGATTGTAGAAACTAAGCAGGGTTTGCAACCCCTTCCGAAAAAAAGGCTCGTCATCAACAAGCAAAATTGAAAGTGATTGACTGGCAAGCATAATTTATCTATCCTATTACTTTGAACAAGGGTATTTTTTTAGGCTCTTTTCCGAGGTTAAATTTCAAACCGAAGGGCGGGGTAGGGTAAAGGAAAATTGAGCGCCACCTTCGTTAATATTTTCTGCCCAAATACTTCCTTTATGGTCTTGAATAATTTTTTTAGCTATACTTAGACCTAAACCAGTGCCTCCAGGCCGGCGGGTGTAAAATGGTACGAATAATTCTTTTAAGTCTTGTGGTGAAAGTCCGGGCCCGCCGTCGGAAATCTCTACCAAAACTTCATTTTTAAAGACACGCCACCGGCATTCAATTGTTGTGCCAAGCGGGCTAAAATAAATGGCGTTGCTCAACAAATTTTCAAACACTTGCTTGATTTGCCAACTATCGGCAAAAAGAGTAACAGAAGTTTCGGGGTAGGTAACGAGCAGTTGTTTTTCTTGCAAAATCGGTTGCAACAATTGCAGAGCATCTCTGAAACTAACCAGTAAATCATTTTGTTTTAATCGTAATTCTGGGGGTTGTATTTTGTATAAATTATTCAAATTTTCGCTTAGTTCGCCAACAGTTTGACGGATTACTGATGCCTGCTCTTTAAAAACTCCTTCCGGCAATCCTAAGCAAAGATTTTCGGCATAAAGGGCAATTAAGGCTAGAGGATTTCGCAGTTGGTGTTTTGAAGATCCTGCTGCTTGTTTAAGCAGTTCTATTTGTTGCTGCTGTTGGGAAGCTTTGCGATAAATTATCAGGTAATCGTTGAGAAGTTCTGCTTGTTGTTCAACGCTGTGCTGCTGCTGTTGAGAAAGGGCTGAGCGTGAATACAACAGCAAATATTCCTTTGCTGGGGAATTGTTAAAAAAGTAAACATAAACAAAGATGGTAGATTCTTGTTGATTGCGAGAAGTTGTGTTCTCGTTTTCCTGTAAGCCGCTATTATTAAACTCGGCAGGCATCACCAGTTGAATTAGCTTAAAAGGTGGGAATTGTGCTTGTAACCACTTCTCGGACTTCAAATAATAAAATAGACTGGCTGAATTAGTATCAAAAAGCTTGTGTTGCTGAGCCTCATACCGAAACGGTTGCTGGTTGTCTGGATGCCGGCAGACGAGCCAAACAGCACAAAGCGGTAAATGATCTAGCAAGTGCTGAGTTTGTCTATGGCAGACGGATTTAAAAGCTTGAAATTCTACTTCGGGCGGCGAATAGGTTGGAGATTTGTAATCGGTCGAGTGTAGACGCACCTTTTGCATATAGGTTCCCTGATGATTAGCACCACTCAAATAATATCTAACCTGGGATAGATGACAAGCTTTTGTAAAGATATGTAAAGCTGTTTAGACAGTCGTTCGTGCGCTGCAATAAGAGTGTCGATTAAACATTCTTTAAAAATTTAACAATTTGATCCGGCGTTGCTACTTATCTAATCTGAGGTGTCTTTTCGGGGCTTTTTGGCTTAAATTGACCATATTTCCTCGCTTTTTGTAGGGGCAATTAGTCTGTAGTGGGGCTGATGCAGGGGTGATCAAAACCTATGGTTGTAGAAATGTAACTAATAAATTTCATAAAAATTTACTTAATGCTCTTACCGGTTAGTTTGGGCGCGATATCTGATTAAAAATCTCGACTAAAGTCTATTAACCTTCAGGATTATATCTGGCTAATCTATAACCTGTACGAATTGCTTGTTGAATTCTATGCTCACTGCTGTTT includes the following:
- a CDS encoding DUF4255 domain-containing protein, with product MSNYLAIATVTAALQKILLAAVQTDVDGAKVTTLRPQSINSATPETGVNLYLYQTSLNQVWKNSADVRARNRKGETAKRSLTALDLHYMLSFYGNEGELEPQRLLGSVIRTLSDRQHLTKDMIQETIFDANFHYLANSNLGEQIEEISFSLQDLSLEDLSKVWSVFFQTPYALSVAYKATAVIVEGEEPAKKALPVRSRAWSVGPFSAQPTVSQVVCAAGALEPLVANSILLVRGYNLKNEQTLVRVGQVEVIPQEVSEKEIVLPLSLVPINSLRAGVQSLQVIHRLQTNTRGDFRFLDVASKDIDQLAPTQNVESNAAAFVLRPTVIKASVSNLQGREEEVRSAEIKLRVDVSIGKQQRVLLAMNQKSANNPAAYLFEAPQRRTDTSLIVVPVQNVKPGEYLLRLQVDGAESQLTIDTDPNSRTFNQYNSPKVVIR
- a CDS encoding sensor histidine kinase KdpD, producing MQKVRLHSTDYKSPTYSPPEVEFQAFKSVCHRQTQHLLDHLPLCAVWLVCRHPDNQQPFRYEAQQHKLFDTNSASLFYYLKSEKWLQAQFPPFKLIQLVMPAEFNNSGLQENENTTSRNQQESTIFVYVYFFNNSPAKEYLLLYSRSALSQQQQHSVEQQAELLNDYLIIYRKASQQQQQIELLKQAAGSSKHQLRNPLALIALYAENLCLGLPEGVFKEQASVIRQTVGELSENLNNLYKIQPPELRLKQNDLLVSFRDALQLLQPILQEKQLLVTYPETSVTLFADSWQIKQVFENLLSNAIYFSPLGTTIECRWRVFKNEVLVEISDGGPGLSPQDLKELFVPFYTRRPGGTGLGLSIAKKIIQDHKGSIWAENINEGGAQFSFTLPRPSV
- a CDS encoding response regulator transcription factor encodes the protein MLASQSLSILLVDDEPFFRKGLQTLLSFYNQSSSAHYNIVGEAASIQQALSLTIQQQPALILLDLELAPDNGLTLLLWLKEKCYQGKVIVLSSHQEDEWVFKAMQAGAKGYVFKDRLATQLPEAIATVMKDQIYLAPEAATGFFRLFQFYTGKSTSAAAAIHLTTREREVLEWLVRGASNEDIATHLYITVATVKAHLTEIFLKLEVKNRTQAIVKSLKLGLVSNDNLWKNQ
- a CDS encoding ATP-binding protein; the encoded protein is MTPLTQIKSSNWRRENQHYLMREVEAVRQALKRQIDRINSNGETSDQSIAVPTISPQDFQPPPALKRVCETFGLSPFERDILLLCAGMEFDSNWASLCAAAAGNPQQNYPTFSLALAVLPAPHWGALTPAAPLRKWRLIEISPANNLTSACLRIDERILHYIAGVQHLDERLAGIIEPVIQRSELVPSHRQITEQMVAAWVRASQAGGELPVLQLCGGEIASKKTIAAAVCAELNLNLHTVSAQTIPTDSSQQNLFKCLCEREWLLSDSVLLLDCDETDTTQSITEATIARFIESANLPLIVTSLERMRQRQRPIISFDVGTPTSEEQRTIWQNALGEMAKELNGKVEHLVSHFNLTGPAIKAACLKIEAAEKEEFYQQLWENCRLQARTRLDDLAQRIEGRAGWEDLILPDKERMILQEIAAHVGQRWKVYEQWGFSNKSRRGLGISALFAGGSGTGKTTAAEVLAQELKLDLYRIDLSSVVSKYIGETEKNLRRLFDAAEAGGAILLFDEADALFGKRSEVKDSHDRHANIEVSYLLQRMESYGGLAILTTNLKSALDGAFLRRLRFIVQFPFPDAGQRAEIWRRVFPKQTPTEGLDFNKLAKLNVAGGNIKNMALNAAFIAAEAGEPVGMKHILQAAKSEYVKMERPLTDSEVKGWV